The Coffea arabica cultivar ET-39 chromosome 8e, Coffea Arabica ET-39 HiFi, whole genome shotgun sequence genome window below encodes:
- the LOC113702675 gene encoding E3 ubiquitin ligase PARAQUAT TOLERANCE 3 isoform X2, translating to MAVYYKFKSAKDFDSIPIDGHFITVGNLKEKIFEYKQLGRGTDFDLVVTNAQTNEEYLDETMLIPKNTAVLIRRVPGRPRMPIVTAPVPESEEVKVESESGEVQTVKSSFLGVESSGMKYPDESEWDEFGNDLYAIPETLPAQPSNLVQEAAPPSIVDEDSKIKALIETPALDWQRQSADGFGPGRGFGRGMGGRMMGGRGFGRGGLERKTPPQGYVCHRCKVPGHFIQHCPTNGDPNYDIKRVKPPTGIPKSMLMATPDGSYALPSGAVAVLKPNEAAFEKEIEGLPSTRSVGDLPPELHCPLCKEVMKDAVLTSKCCFKSFCDKCIREYIISKSMCVCGATNILADDLLPNKTLRDTINRILESNNSSGDNGGSTFQVPDMESRNPQPKAPSPMQSAASKGEQVMPPPAQKEETSKVHEVVEEVKAVVAPQQTMEKVRLSKVADASEATHESVSVKEPASQGSAPLPDEEVQQKPVSSEAAKKKKKKKARLPLNAAEMQWRAQDLAAENYMMPMGPAAYNPYWAGMQPGMDAFMAPYPGAAPYMGFGLGPLDVPFGGVLPQDPFGGQGCMLPFGPPQRDLADFGMGFNAGPPLMSREEFEARKANLKRKREIERRGESRELPPKDREFGREVSSSGDISSGKSKSKAVPPPSSSDNHRPRHRSDRPSPDRRSRDPELPRPSSKKNLDHDYDDHHRHRDHRSEHYQDSHQHHRDHSDDRHHLDSRHPRDHPDDRHRRDQPQRSSSSHHRSESAARPTPEPLAAPKTVSTADKKQKISVFSRISFPAEDQAAPKKRKLTSSTEAPASGSGSHRGPSSNGYYEDHKAGSTTRKSSAPAAVDHESSDDDRHFKRRPSRYESSPPVAATREWEEEPRHSKREREKERGSYSKHR from the exons ATGGCTGTATATTACAAGTTTAAAAGTGCTAAAGATTTTGATTCAATTCCAATTGATGGGCACTTTATAACAGTCGggaatttgaaagaaaaaatatttgaaTACAAGCAGTTGGGCAGGGGTACTGATTTTGACCTCGTGGTCACCAACGCCCAGACTAACGAAG AGTACCTTGATGAAACAATGTTGATTCCAAAAAATACTGCTGTCTTAATTCGTCGGGTTCCTGGACGACCTCGAATGCCTATTGTTACAGCACCTGTTCCTGAATCTGAAGA GGTAAAGGTGGAAAGTGAGTCTGGGGAAGTTCAAACAGTAAAGAGCAGCTTTTTAGGGGTAGAGTCATCTGGAATGAAATAT CCTGATGAGTCAGAATGGGACGAATTTGGTAATGATTTGTATGCAATTCCTGAAACTTTGCCAGCTCAACCAAGCAATCTTGTTCAGGAAGCTGCTCCCCCTAGTATAGTTGACGAGGACAGTAAGATTAAGGCTTTAATCGAGACACCGGCCTTAGATTGGCAGCG CCAATCTGCTGATGGTTTTGGTCCTGGTAGAGGTTTTGGACGTGGTATGGGTGGAAGAATGATGGGAGGACGTGGTTTTG gTCGAGGAGGATTGGAGCGAAAAACACCACCTCAGGGTTATGTATGTCACAGGTGCAAGGTTCCTG GACACTTTATTCAACATTGTCCAACAAACGGTGACCCTAATTATGACATTAAGCGGGTTAAACCTCCAACTGGTATCCCAAAATCTATGTTAATGGCCACACCAGATGGCTCGTATGCATTGCCAAGTGGGGCTGTTGCAGTTTTGAAACCAAATGA GGCTGCTTTTGAAAAGGAAATTGAAGGGCTTCCATCCACGCGCTCAGTTGGTGATCTTCCGCCTGAACTTCATTGCCCGTTGTGTAAAGAAGTTATGAAAGATGCTGTGCTTACAAGCAAATGTTGTTTCAAGAGTTTTTGTGACAAAT GCATAAGAGAATATATTATTTCAAAGTCAATGTGCGTGTGTGGGGCGACAAATATACTAGCAGATGATCTTTTACCAAACAAGACATTGAGGGATACCATTAACCGAATACTGGAGTCCAATAACAGCAGTGGAGATAATGGTGGCAGCACTTTCCAGGTTCCAG ATATGGAATCTCGCAATCCACAGCCCAAGGCTCCATCTCCTATGCAGTCTGCGGCTTCAAAGGGAGAGCAGGTCATGCCACCTCCAGCTCAAAAAGAAGAGACTTCTAAGGTGCATGAAGTTGTAGAAGAGGTTAAGGCTGTTGTTGCTCCACAGCAAACTATGGAGAAAGTGAGATTATCAAAAGTTGCAGATGCTTCTGAAGCTACACATGAGTCAGTAAGTGTGAAGGAACCAGCATCTCAAGGGAGTGCACCTCTGCCTGATGAAGAAGTGCAGCAGAAACCAGTTTCCAGTGAGGCAG caaaaaagaagaaaaagaagaaagctcGCTTGCCTTTAAATG CTGCAGAGATGCAGTGGAGAGCCCAAGACCTTGCAGCTGAGAACTACATGATGCCTATGGGCCCTGCTGCCTATAATCCTTATTGGGCAGGAATGCAACCTGGAATGGATGCATTCATGGCCCCGTATCCTGGTGCTGCTCCTTATATGGGTTTTGGTCTTGGTCCACTGGATGTTCCATTTGGGGGTGTCTTACCACAGGACCCATTTGGGGGACAAGGTTGCATGTTGCCTTTTGGCCCTCCTCAGAG GGATCTTGCAGACTTTGGGATGGGATTCAATGCTGGACCCCCTTTGATGAGCCGGGAGGAATTTGAAGCTAGGAAAGCCAATTTGAAAAGGAAACGTGAAATTGAGAGACGTGGTGAGAG CCGAGAATTACCACCTAAAGATCGGGAGTTTGGCAGGGAAGTGAGCAGCAGTGGTGACATTTCTTCAGGGAAATCTAAATCT AAAGCTGTTCCACCGCCATCAAGCTCGGATAATCACCGTCCTCGCCATCGCTCAGATAGGCCATCCCCTGATCGCCGCTCTCGTGATCCTGAACTTCCACGCCCGTCTTCTAAGAAGAATTTGGATCACGATTATGACGACCATCACCGGCATCGTGACCATCGCAGTGAGCATTACCAGGACAGCCACCAACACCACCGTGATCACAGTGATGACCGCCATCACCTGGACAGTCGCCACCCTCGTGATCACCCTGATGACCGCCATCGCCGTGACCAGCCTCAGCGTAGTAGCAGTAGTCACCACCGTTCAGAGTCTGCTGCTAGACCAACTCCAGAACCACTTGCAGCGCCTAAAACCGTTTCCACTGCTGACAAGAAACAGAAGATCAGCGTATTCTCTCGCATCAGTTTCCCTGCTGAAGATCAAGCAGCCCCAAAAAAGCGAAAGCTGACGTCTTCAACTGAAGCACCAGCTAGTGGCTCGGGGAGTCACAGGGGCCCTTCTTCGAATGGCTACTATGAAGATCACAAAGCAGGATCAACCACAAGAAAAAGTTCTGCTCCTGCTGCTGTAGATCATGAGAGTAGTGACGACGATAGACATTTCAAGAGAAGGCCATCAAGGTACGAGTCATCGCCTCCGGTGGCTGCAACTAGAGAGTGGGAGGAGGAGCCAAGGCATTCgaagagggaaagagagaagGAACGTGGGAGCTATAGCAAGCACAGGTAG
- the LOC113702675 gene encoding E3 ubiquitin ligase PARAQUAT TOLERANCE 3 isoform X1 — protein sequence MAVYYKFKSAKDFDSIPIDGHFITVGNLKEKIFEYKQLGRGTDFDLVVTNAQTNEEYLDETMLIPKNTAVLIRRVPGRPRMPIVTAPVPESEEVKVESESGEVQTVKSSFLGVESSGMKYPDESEWDEFGNDLYAIPETLPAQPSNLVQEAAPPSIVDEDSKIKALIETPALDWQRQSADGFGPGRGFGRGMGGRMMGGRGFGRGGLERKTPPQGYVCHRCKVPGHFIQHCPTNGDPNYDIKRVKPPTGIPKSMLMATPDGSYALPSGAVAVLKPNEAAFEKEIEGLPSTRSVGDLPPELHCPLCKEVMKDAVLTSKCCFKSFCDKCIREYIISKSMCVCGATNILADDLLPNKTLRDTINRILESNNSSGDNGGSTFQVPDMESRNPQPKAPSPMQSAASKGEQVMPPPAQKEETSKVHEVVEEVKAVVAPQQTMEKVRLSKVADASEATHESVSVKEPASQGSAPLPDEEVQQKPVSSEAAKKKKKKKARLPLNGVAAAEMQWRAQDLAAENYMMPMGPAAYNPYWAGMQPGMDAFMAPYPGAAPYMGFGLGPLDVPFGGVLPQDPFGGQGCMLPFGPPQRDLADFGMGFNAGPPLMSREEFEARKANLKRKREIERRGESRELPPKDREFGREVSSSGDISSGKSKSKAVPPPSSSDNHRPRHRSDRPSPDRRSRDPELPRPSSKKNLDHDYDDHHRHRDHRSEHYQDSHQHHRDHSDDRHHLDSRHPRDHPDDRHRRDQPQRSSSSHHRSESAARPTPEPLAAPKTVSTADKKQKISVFSRISFPAEDQAAPKKRKLTSSTEAPASGSGSHRGPSSNGYYEDHKAGSTTRKSSAPAAVDHESSDDDRHFKRRPSRYESSPPVAATREWEEEPRHSKREREKERGSYSKHR from the exons ATGGCTGTATATTACAAGTTTAAAAGTGCTAAAGATTTTGATTCAATTCCAATTGATGGGCACTTTATAACAGTCGggaatttgaaagaaaaaatatttgaaTACAAGCAGTTGGGCAGGGGTACTGATTTTGACCTCGTGGTCACCAACGCCCAGACTAACGAAG AGTACCTTGATGAAACAATGTTGATTCCAAAAAATACTGCTGTCTTAATTCGTCGGGTTCCTGGACGACCTCGAATGCCTATTGTTACAGCACCTGTTCCTGAATCTGAAGA GGTAAAGGTGGAAAGTGAGTCTGGGGAAGTTCAAACAGTAAAGAGCAGCTTTTTAGGGGTAGAGTCATCTGGAATGAAATAT CCTGATGAGTCAGAATGGGACGAATTTGGTAATGATTTGTATGCAATTCCTGAAACTTTGCCAGCTCAACCAAGCAATCTTGTTCAGGAAGCTGCTCCCCCTAGTATAGTTGACGAGGACAGTAAGATTAAGGCTTTAATCGAGACACCGGCCTTAGATTGGCAGCG CCAATCTGCTGATGGTTTTGGTCCTGGTAGAGGTTTTGGACGTGGTATGGGTGGAAGAATGATGGGAGGACGTGGTTTTG gTCGAGGAGGATTGGAGCGAAAAACACCACCTCAGGGTTATGTATGTCACAGGTGCAAGGTTCCTG GACACTTTATTCAACATTGTCCAACAAACGGTGACCCTAATTATGACATTAAGCGGGTTAAACCTCCAACTGGTATCCCAAAATCTATGTTAATGGCCACACCAGATGGCTCGTATGCATTGCCAAGTGGGGCTGTTGCAGTTTTGAAACCAAATGA GGCTGCTTTTGAAAAGGAAATTGAAGGGCTTCCATCCACGCGCTCAGTTGGTGATCTTCCGCCTGAACTTCATTGCCCGTTGTGTAAAGAAGTTATGAAAGATGCTGTGCTTACAAGCAAATGTTGTTTCAAGAGTTTTTGTGACAAAT GCATAAGAGAATATATTATTTCAAAGTCAATGTGCGTGTGTGGGGCGACAAATATACTAGCAGATGATCTTTTACCAAACAAGACATTGAGGGATACCATTAACCGAATACTGGAGTCCAATAACAGCAGTGGAGATAATGGTGGCAGCACTTTCCAGGTTCCAG ATATGGAATCTCGCAATCCACAGCCCAAGGCTCCATCTCCTATGCAGTCTGCGGCTTCAAAGGGAGAGCAGGTCATGCCACCTCCAGCTCAAAAAGAAGAGACTTCTAAGGTGCATGAAGTTGTAGAAGAGGTTAAGGCTGTTGTTGCTCCACAGCAAACTATGGAGAAAGTGAGATTATCAAAAGTTGCAGATGCTTCTGAAGCTACACATGAGTCAGTAAGTGTGAAGGAACCAGCATCTCAAGGGAGTGCACCTCTGCCTGATGAAGAAGTGCAGCAGAAACCAGTTTCCAGTGAGGCAG caaaaaagaagaaaaagaagaaagctcGCTTGCCTTTAAATG GAGTTGCAGCTGCAGAGATGCAGTGGAGAGCCCAAGACCTTGCAGCTGAGAACTACATGATGCCTATGGGCCCTGCTGCCTATAATCCTTATTGGGCAGGAATGCAACCTGGAATGGATGCATTCATGGCCCCGTATCCTGGTGCTGCTCCTTATATGGGTTTTGGTCTTGGTCCACTGGATGTTCCATTTGGGGGTGTCTTACCACAGGACCCATTTGGGGGACAAGGTTGCATGTTGCCTTTTGGCCCTCCTCAGAG GGATCTTGCAGACTTTGGGATGGGATTCAATGCTGGACCCCCTTTGATGAGCCGGGAGGAATTTGAAGCTAGGAAAGCCAATTTGAAAAGGAAACGTGAAATTGAGAGACGTGGTGAGAG CCGAGAATTACCACCTAAAGATCGGGAGTTTGGCAGGGAAGTGAGCAGCAGTGGTGACATTTCTTCAGGGAAATCTAAATCT AAAGCTGTTCCACCGCCATCAAGCTCGGATAATCACCGTCCTCGCCATCGCTCAGATAGGCCATCCCCTGATCGCCGCTCTCGTGATCCTGAACTTCCACGCCCGTCTTCTAAGAAGAATTTGGATCACGATTATGACGACCATCACCGGCATCGTGACCATCGCAGTGAGCATTACCAGGACAGCCACCAACACCACCGTGATCACAGTGATGACCGCCATCACCTGGACAGTCGCCACCCTCGTGATCACCCTGATGACCGCCATCGCCGTGACCAGCCTCAGCGTAGTAGCAGTAGTCACCACCGTTCAGAGTCTGCTGCTAGACCAACTCCAGAACCACTTGCAGCGCCTAAAACCGTTTCCACTGCTGACAAGAAACAGAAGATCAGCGTATTCTCTCGCATCAGTTTCCCTGCTGAAGATCAAGCAGCCCCAAAAAAGCGAAAGCTGACGTCTTCAACTGAAGCACCAGCTAGTGGCTCGGGGAGTCACAGGGGCCCTTCTTCGAATGGCTACTATGAAGATCACAAAGCAGGATCAACCACAAGAAAAAGTTCTGCTCCTGCTGCTGTAGATCATGAGAGTAGTGACGACGATAGACATTTCAAGAGAAGGCCATCAAGGTACGAGTCATCGCCTCCGGTGGCTGCAACTAGAGAGTGGGAGGAGGAGCCAAGGCATTCgaagagggaaagagagaagGAACGTGGGAGCTATAGCAAGCACAGGTAG